Genomic window (Cellulosilyticum lentocellum DSM 5427):
ACTTAAGGTTGCATCCGCTTGACTTAAGGATAAAATGCTCCCAAATAAGTAGTTACATACATCTGTATTCATGCCTGTTGTAAGTGAAACGGTCATTACCCCAATTGCTAAAGAACCACTTGAAATCAGTGCAATAGCAGCATCTCCTTTTATCTTACTACTTTCACTTAAATGTAGTAAAAAGAAGGCAGCTAGCACAACCACTGGTATAGTCAGCTGTAAGGGAGCCATATTGAGAGCTGTGGCTATAGCTAAGGTTCCAAAACCTACATGAGATAAGCCATCTCCAATCATAGAATATCTTTTGAGCACCAAGCTTACACCTAAGAGGGCTGCACATAGGGAAATTAAAGTCCCTACAATGAGTGCTCTTACTAAAAATGGATAAGCTAGCATTTCTGATAAGGTACTAAGCATTGGCTCCACCTCCTACAAAAGTTCTTCCTATATCACTATTTAAATAATCTTTCGTTGTTCCAAAATACAGCTGCTTATTACCTAACTGTAATATATGAGAAGCATACTTAACAGCTGCTTCTATATCATGAGAGATCATAATAACTGTAATATCATGTTTCTCATTAATTGTCTTAATAAGGTCGTACATTTCAGCTGTAACAACTGGGTCTAAGCCTGCTACCGGCTCATCTAGTAATAATAACTTTTGCGTTGCACAAAGTGCTCTTGCTAACAAAACTCTTTGCTGTTGACCACCTGATAGTTCTTGAAAACTCTGACCTTTAAGATGCTTAATGCCCATCCATTCCATTTTTTCTAGTACTACTTTTTTGTCTTTATTGTTGAAGAAAGGTCTCCAGCCTAACTGATTAAGCCTCCCAGATAAAACAACTTCATATACACTAGCTGGGAAATTACGCTGAATATCTGTTTGTTGTGGTAAATAACCAATTTGATTAGCTACTAATCCTTCTCCATAACCAATCTTCCCTCCTAAGGCTGACTTAAGTTTCAATAAGCCTTTCATCAATGTACTTTTCCCTGAACCATTTTCTCCAATAATGCAGAGGTAATCACCCTGATTAACAGTAAAATTGACATTGTCTAATATGATCTTCCCCTCGTATCCCATTTTCACTTCTTTACATGTTATAAGTGCCATTTAATTGAGTGCCTCCTTAATGGTTTCTACATTAGCTTTCATCACATCTAAGTAGGTAACACCCTTTTCAAAGTCTTCTTTAGTGATATTATGACAAGCATTAAATAGGCGCTTTTTAGCTCCTGTAGCCTCACAAATGGTATCTGCCATCCTTTCATTAGATAACTCAATATGAAATACCACAGGTATTTGATCTTCTTTCACTTTGTCAATTAAAAAGGCAACTGTTGCTGCACTAGGCTCTGTATCTGTAGAACACCCTGGAAAAGCTGCATAATAGCTAAGCCCATATTCTTCTACAAAGTAAC
Coding sequences:
- a CDS encoding metal ABC transporter permease; the protein is MLSTLSEMLAYPFLVRALIVGTLISLCAALLGVSLVLKRYSMIGDGLSHVGFGTLAIATALNMAPLQLTIPVVVLAAFFLLHLSESSKIKGDAAIALISSGSLAIGVMTVSLTTGMNTDVCNYLFGSILSLSQADATLSIYLSIAVLVLFVIFYVRLFAITFDETFARATGTHTKAYNMVIAFLTAITIVLGMRMMGALLISSLIIFPALTAMRVCKKFLSVVICSAMISLVCFATGMVISYEFATPSGASVVSVNIVMFLVFSMIGMIRGGVKR
- a CDS encoding metal ABC transporter ATP-binding protein, whose product is MALITCKEVKMGYEGKIILDNVNFTVNQGDYLCIIGENGSGKSTLMKGLLKLKSALGGKIGYGEGLVANQIGYLPQQTDIQRNFPASVYEVVLSGRLNQLGWRPFFNNKDKKVVLEKMEWMGIKHLKGQSFQELSGGQQQRVLLARALCATQKLLLLDEPVAGLDPVVTAEMYDLIKTINEKHDITVIMISHDIEAAVKYASHILQLGNKQLYFGTTKDYLNSDIGRTFVGGGANA